The Fusobacterium necrophorum subsp. necrophorum genome has a window encoding:
- the rpmC gene encoding 50S ribosomal protein L29, with product MRAKEIREMTSEDLVVKCKELKEELFNLKFQLSLGQLTNTAKIREVRREIARINTILNER from the coding sequence ATGAGAGCAAAAGAAATTAGAGAAATGACTAGTGAAGACCTAGTTGTTAAGTGCAAAGAGCTGAAAGAAGAATTATTCAACTTGAAGTTCCAACTTTCATTAGGTCAATTAACAAACACTGCAAAAATTAGAGAAGTAAGAAGAGAGATTGCAAGAATCAATACAATCTTAAACGAAAGATAA
- the rplP gene encoding 50S ribosomal protein L16: MLMPKRTKHRKMFRGRMKGNAQRGTTVAFGEYGLQALEPSWITNRQIESCRVGINRTFKREGKTFIRIFPDKPITARPAGVRMGKGKGNVEGWVCVVKPGRILFEVSGVTEEKAKAALRKAAMKLPIKCKIVKRDENGGEN; this comes from the coding sequence ATGTTAATGCCAAAGAGAACAAAACATAGAAAAATGTTTAGAGGAAGAATGAAAGGTAATGCACAAAGAGGTACTACCGTAGCATTCGGAGAATATGGATTACAAGCTTTAGAACCATCTTGGATTACCAACAGACAAATTGAATCTTGTCGGGTTGGAATCAACAGAACGTTCAAGAGAGAAGGGAAAACGTTTATTCGAATCTTCCCGGATAAGCCTATTACAGCAAGACCTGCCGGAGTGAGAATGGGAAAAGGGAAAGGAAACGTGGAAGGATGGGTATGCGTAGTAAAACCCGGAAGAATTTTATTTGAAGTATCAGGAGTTACAGAAGAAAAAGCAAAAGCAGCTTTACGAAAAGCAGCCATGAAACTTCCTATCAAATGTAAAATTGTAAAAAGAGATGAGAATGGTGGTGAAAACTAA
- the rpsC gene encoding 30S ribosomal protein S3, which produces MGQKVDPRGLRLGITRSWDSNWYADKKEYAKYFHEDVKVREFVKKAYYHAGVSKVKLERTSPSQITVLISAGKAGIIIGRKGAEIESLRAKLEKMTGKKVTVKVQEVKEFNKDAVLVAESIATQIEKRIAYKKAMTQAIGRAMKAGAKGIKVMVSGRLNGAEIARSEWAVEGKVPLHTLRADIDYAVATAHTTYGALGIKVWVFHGEVLPTAKEGGEA; this is translated from the coding sequence GTGGGACAAAAAGTAGACCCTAGAGGACTAAGACTTGGAATTACAAGATCTTGGGATTCTAACTGGTATGCAGATAAAAAAGAATATGCAAAATACTTCCATGAAGATGTGAAAGTTAGAGAATTTGTGAAAAAAGCTTACTATCATGCAGGAGTTTCTAAAGTGAAATTAGAAAGAACTTCTCCTTCACAAATTACAGTACTTATTTCTGCAGGAAAAGCAGGAATCATCATTGGAAGAAAAGGTGCAGAAATTGAAAGCTTACGAGCAAAATTAGAAAAAATGACAGGGAAAAAAGTAACTGTTAAAGTACAAGAAGTGAAAGAGTTTAATAAAGATGCTGTATTAGTAGCAGAATCTATCGCAACTCAAATTGAAAAGAGAATTGCCTATAAGAAAGCAATGACTCAAGCAATTGGAAGAGCAATGAAAGCTGGAGCAAAAGGAATTAAAGTTATGGTTTCTGGAAGATTGAACGGAGCAGAAATCGCAAGATCTGAGTGGGCAGTAGAAGGAAAAGTACCTCTACATACTTTAAGAGCAGATATTGACTATGCTGTCGCAACAGCTCATACAACGTATGGAGCTTTAGGAATCAAAGTTTGGGTATTCCACGGTGAAGTTCTTCCAACTGCGAAAGAAGGAGGGGAAGCTTAA
- the rplV gene encoding 50S ribosomal protein L22 — protein sequence MEARAITRYVRLSPRKARLVADLVRGKSALQALDILEFTNKKAARVIQKTLASAIANATNNFKMDEDNLVVSTIMINEGPVLKRIMPRAMGRADIIRKPTAHIIVAVSEK from the coding sequence GTGGAAGCTAGAGCGATTACTCGATACGTGAGATTATCTCCTAGAAAGGCTAGATTGGTAGCTGACCTAGTAAGAGGGAAATCAGCATTACAAGCATTAGACATTCTAGAATTTACAAATAAAAAAGCAGCTAGAGTTATTCAAAAGACATTGGCATCTGCCATTGCAAATGCAACAAATAACTTTAAAATGGATGAAGATAATTTAGTGGTGTCAACCATTATGATTAACGAAGGACCGGTATTAAAAAGAATTATGCCTAGAGCAATGGGAAGAGCCGATATTATTCGAAAACCAACTGCACATATTATCGTAGCAGTATCTGAAAAGTAG
- the rpsS gene encoding 30S ribosomal protein S19: MARSLKKGPFCDHHLMSKVEAAVESGNNKAVIKTWSRRSTIFPNFIGMTFGVYNGKKHIPVHVTEQMVGHKLGEFAPTRTYHGHGADKKKK; the protein is encoded by the coding sequence ATGGCTAGATCATTAAAAAAAGGACCATTTTGTGATCATCACTTAATGTCTAAAGTAGAAGCAGCTGTTGAAAGTGGAAATAACAAGGCTGTGATTAAAACTTGGTCAAGAAGATCGACAATCTTCCCTAACTTCATTGGAATGACTTTTGGAGTATATAATGGGAAAAAACACATTCCTGTACATGTAACGGAACAAATGGTAGGACATAAATTAGGAGAATTCGCTCCAACAAGAACTTACCACGGACATGGTGCAGATAAGAAAAAGAAATAA
- the rplB gene encoding 50S ribosomal protein L2, whose product MAIRKMKAITNGTRHMSRLVNDELDKVRPEKSLTVPLKSAYGRDNYGHRTCRDRQKGHKRLYRIIDFKRNKLDIPARVMTIEYDPNRSANIALLFYADGEKRYILAPKGLHKGDVVKAGATADIKPGNALKIKDMPVGVQIHNIELQKGRGGQLVRSAGVAARLVAKEGTYCHVELPSGELRLIHGECMATIGEVGNAEHSLVNIGKAGRARHMGKRPHVRGSVMNPVDHPHGGGEGKNPVGRKSPLTPWGKPAIGVKTRGKKTTDKFIVRRRNEK is encoded by the coding sequence ATGGCAATTAGAAAAATGAAAGCGATAACCAACGGAACGAGACATATGTCCAGATTGGTTAACGACGAATTAGATAAAGTAAGACCTGAAAAGTCTTTAACAGTACCTTTGAAATCAGCTTATGGACGAGATAACTACGGACATAGAACTTGTAGAGACAGACAAAAAGGACACAAAAGACTTTACAGAATCATTGATTTCAAAAGAAATAAATTAGATATTCCGGCAAGAGTAATGACAATTGAATACGATCCTAACCGATCTGCAAACATTGCTTTATTATTCTATGCGGATGGAGAAAAAAGATATATCCTAGCACCGAAAGGGCTTCACAAAGGTGACGTGGTAAAAGCTGGGGCAACAGCAGATATTAAACCCGGAAACGCTTTAAAAATTAAAGATATGCCAGTTGGGGTACAAATCCATAACATCGAATTACAAAAAGGAAGAGGTGGACAGTTAGTAAGATCTGCCGGAGTTGCAGCAAGATTAGTTGCAAAGGAAGGAACTTACTGTCACGTGGAATTGCCTTCCGGAGAATTGAGATTGATTCACGGAGAATGTATGGCAACCATCGGTGAAGTTGGAAATGCTGAACACAGCCTGGTAAATATCGGAAAAGCAGGAAGAGCTCGACATATGGGAAAAAGACCTCACGTAAGAGGATCTGTTATGAACCCAGTGGATCACCCTCATGGAGGAGGAGAAGGAAAGAACCCTGTTGGACGAAAATCACCTTTAACACCTTGGGGAAAACCAGCAATTGGTGTTAAAACGAGGGGAAAGAAAACCACGGATAAATTTATCGTAAGAAGAAGAAACGAAAAATAA
- the rplW gene encoding 50S ribosomal protein L23 codes for MNAYDIIKKPVITEKSELLRKEYNKYTFEVNPKANKFQIRNAVQELFNVKVLTVATMNYKPVTKRHGMKLYQTSARKKAIVKLAEGHTITYFKEV; via the coding sequence ATGAACGCTTATGATATTATTAAAAAACCTGTAATTACTGAAAAATCAGAATTGTTGAGAAAAGAATACAATAAATATACTTTCGAAGTAAATCCAAAAGCCAATAAATTTCAAATCAGAAATGCAGTGCAAGAATTATTCAATGTGAAAGTATTAACGGTAGCAACTATGAATTATAAACCTGTAACAAAAAGACATGGGATGAAATTGTATCAAACTTCAGCCAGAAAGAAAGCAATTGTAAAATTGGCGGAAGGACATACAATTACTTATTTTAAAGAAGTATAA
- the rplD gene encoding 50S ribosomal protein L4: protein MAVLNIYDLAGNQTGTVEVNEAVFGIEPNKTVLHEVLTAELAAARQGTAATKTRAMVRGGGRKPFKQKGTGRARQGSIRAPHMVGGGVTFGPQPRSYEKKVNKKVRNLALRSALSAKVANNEVIVLEGAIEAPKTKTIVNLVNKIDAKQKQLFVVNDLTDVKDYNLYLSARNLENAVVLQPNEIGVYWLLKQEKVILTKEALTTIEEVLA from the coding sequence ATGGCAGTTTTAAACATATATGACTTAGCAGGAAACCAAACCGGTACTGTAGAAGTAAATGAAGCTGTATTTGGGATTGAACCAAATAAAACAGTGCTTCATGAAGTATTGACTGCAGAATTAGCAGCTGCTAGACAAGGAACTGCTGCTACGAAAACGAGAGCAATGGTTCGAGGGGGAGGAAGAAAACCTTTCAAGCAAAAAGGAACCGGAAGAGCTCGACAAGGTAGTATCAGAGCACCTCATATGGTAGGGGGAGGAGTTACCTTTGGTCCTCAACCAAGATCTTATGAAAAGAAAGTAAATAAAAAAGTAAGAAATCTAGCATTGAGATCTGCTTTATCTGCTAAAGTGGCAAATAACGAAGTTATTGTGTTGGAAGGAGCTATTGAAGCACCAAAGACAAAAACAATCGTAAATTTAGTAAATAAAATCGACGCAAAACAAAAACAATTATTTGTAGTAAATGATTTGACGGATGTAAAAGATTACAACTTGTATTTATCTGCAAGAAACTTGGAAAATGCAGTGGTATTACAACCAAATGAAATTGGAGTATACTGGTTATTAAAACAAGAAAAAGTAATCCTTACAAAAGAAGCACTAACTACAATTGAGGAGGTGCTAGCATAA
- the rplC gene encoding 50S ribosomal protein L3, translating to MSGILAKKIGMTQIFEDGKFVPVTVVEAGPNYVLQKKTEETDGYTALQLGFDEKKEKNTTKPLMGIFNKAGVKPQRFVRELKVDSVEGYELGQEIKVDVFSGVEYVDITGTSKGKGTSGVMKRHGFGGNRATHGVSRNHRLGGSIGQSSWPGKVLKGLRMAGRHGNATVTVQNLKVVRVDADNNLLLIKGAVPGAKNGYLVIKPAIKK from the coding sequence GAAAATTGGAATGACACAAATTTTCGAAGATGGAAAATTTGTTCCGGTAACTGTTGTAGAAGCTGGTCCGAATTATGTTCTTCAAAAGAAAACGGAAGAAACGGATGGATATACAGCACTACAATTAGGTTTCGATGAAAAGAAAGAAAAAAACACTACAAAACCGTTAATGGGAATCTTCAATAAAGCTGGGGTAAAACCTCAAAGATTCGTAAGAGAATTAAAAGTAGATTCTGTGGAAGGGTATGAATTAGGACAAGAAATTAAAGTAGATGTTTTCTCAGGAGTAGAATATGTAGATATTACAGGGACTTCTAAAGGGAAAGGGACTTCAGGAGTTATGAAACGACATGGTTTCGGTGGAAACAGAGCGACCCACGGGGTATCTCGAAACCACAGACTTGGAGGATCTATTGGACAATCTTCATGGCCCGGAAAAGTATTAAAAGGATTAAGAATGGCTGGACGACATGGAAATGCAACTGTTACAGTTCAAAATTTAAAAGTGGTAAGAGTGGATGCAGACAATAATCTATTATTGATTAAGGGAGCTGTCCCTGGAGCAAAAAATGGATATTTAGTAATTAAGCCAGCAATTAAAAAATAA